A genomic window from Sanguibacter antarcticus includes:
- a CDS encoding DUF3117 domain-containing protein, translating to MAAMKPRTGDGPLEVTKEGRGIVMRVPLEGGGRLVVELNAVEASELGEALKAVVG from the coding sequence ATGGCTGCGATGAAGCCACGGACGGGTGATGGCCCACTTGAGGTCACCAAAGAAGGGCGCGGCATCGTCATGCGCGTCCCCCTCGAGGGTGGCGGCCGTCTGGTTGTCGAGCTCAACGCGGTCGAGGCGAGCGAATTGGGCGAGGCGCTCAAAGCGGTCGTGGGCTGA
- a CDS encoding leucyl aminopeptidase family protein translates to MVSRGRIAQCVFLEDGDVDAIAVAVGAPVEGDDELQPRAGAVDASARYGIDLAELAERASFTGAAGTSHTVDLPRSHGRAVGPLPWSDLPHRIIFVGTGHGSAQDLRRAGAALARATVGLGRVVTTVAAGTQTETARGFVEGYLLGAYRQPALSRSGAGPRPAHQLVLLGSTPESVVEAASRSAWATWLVRDLTSVPSNIKTPEWFTRRVTELADAEGLELSVRGPEELTAEGFGGLLAVGSGSVDGPRLVTVTYTPFEEEPARGSKHVVVVGKGITFDTGGLSIKPREAMIPMKTDMAGAAVALAVVVGASRARSKHRVTAVLPLAENHFGASSYRPGDVLTLRGGTTVEVANTDAEGRLVLADAMAYADDSLDPDILIDVATLTGAASQGLGRGHGALYSADERLLAGFEAAAQVSGEKVWHMPLVEEYRSALRSTVADLRHVPIDAPGGGSITAALFLREFAGERRWVHLDIAGPARSTTTAHEVPKGATGYGARLVLRFLEKLR, encoded by the coding sequence GTGGTCTCTCGCGGCCGGATCGCACAGTGTGTCTTCCTCGAAGACGGTGACGTCGATGCCATCGCTGTGGCAGTCGGCGCGCCCGTCGAAGGGGACGACGAGCTCCAGCCTCGTGCAGGTGCCGTAGACGCCTCGGCGCGGTACGGCATCGACCTTGCTGAGCTCGCTGAGCGTGCGTCGTTCACAGGTGCGGCCGGCACGAGCCACACGGTCGACCTCCCTCGCTCCCACGGCCGAGCCGTCGGTCCGCTCCCGTGGTCAGACCTGCCTCACCGCATCATCTTCGTGGGGACCGGGCACGGCTCGGCGCAAGACCTGCGCCGAGCAGGCGCGGCACTCGCACGCGCGACGGTGGGGCTCGGTCGGGTCGTCACGACGGTCGCAGCGGGCACGCAGACAGAGACTGCGCGCGGCTTCGTCGAGGGGTATCTCCTCGGCGCCTACCGGCAGCCCGCTCTCTCGCGCTCCGGCGCAGGGCCGCGCCCCGCACACCAGCTCGTCCTCCTCGGCTCGACTCCCGAGAGCGTGGTCGAGGCAGCGTCGCGCAGCGCGTGGGCCACGTGGCTCGTCCGCGACCTCACGTCCGTCCCGTCGAACATCAAGACGCCCGAGTGGTTCACGCGTCGCGTCACCGAGCTGGCTGACGCGGAAGGGCTCGAGTTGTCGGTCCGCGGTCCCGAGGAGCTGACCGCTGAAGGGTTCGGCGGCCTGCTCGCCGTCGGCAGCGGATCGGTCGACGGGCCGCGGCTCGTGACCGTCACCTATACGCCGTTCGAGGAGGAGCCCGCCCGCGGGTCGAAGCACGTCGTGGTCGTCGGCAAGGGCATCACCTTCGACACCGGTGGGCTCTCGATCAAGCCTCGTGAGGCGATGATCCCGATGAAGACCGACATGGCGGGAGCGGCGGTCGCACTCGCCGTCGTCGTCGGTGCGTCGCGTGCACGCTCCAAGCACCGGGTGACGGCAGTCCTGCCGCTCGCTGAGAACCACTTCGGAGCCAGCTCCTACCGTCCCGGTGACGTCCTCACGCTCCGTGGAGGAACGACCGTCGAGGTGGCGAACACCGACGCCGAGGGCCGGCTCGTTCTCGCGGACGCGATGGCGTACGCAGACGACTCGCTCGACCCGGACATCCTCATCGACGTCGCGACGCTCACCGGGGCTGCGAGCCAAGGTCTCGGCCGCGGGCACGGCGCGCTGTACTCGGCGGACGAGCGGCTTCTCGCCGGGTTCGAGGCCGCGGCTCAGGTGAGCGGGGAGAAGGTCTGGCACATGCCGCTGGTGGAGGAGTACCGGTCGGCGCTGAGATCGACCGTCGCGGACCTGCGCCACGTACCGATCGACGCGCCTGGCGGCGGGTCGATCACCGCGGCGCTCTTCCTCCGAGAGTTCGCGGGGGAGCGCCGGTGGGTGCACCTGGACATCGCCGGGCCGGCACGCTCGACGACGACGGCGCACGAGGTGCCCAAGGGCGCGACCGGCTACGGTGCGCGCCTCGTCCTGCGGTTCCTCGAGAAGCTGCGCTGA
- a CDS encoding O-methyltransferase — protein MSADTSQSWAYAEDFIDEDDVLLRARERAAQLGCSSILPGAGAALSVLAAAVAARSVVEIGTGTGVASLYLLRGMQPDGVLTTIDIEMEHQRAAKEALVEAGIRLTRARAISGRALDVLPRLTDGAYDLVLIGADTESYPAYVEQALRLLRPGGVLVVDDALWHGQVADPARRDAMTTTVRDVGRHLRDDDRVVTALLTSGTGLLVAVRR, from the coding sequence ATCTCCGCTGACACGTCTCAGAGTTGGGCGTACGCCGAAGACTTCATCGACGAGGACGACGTCCTGCTGCGCGCCCGCGAGAGAGCCGCGCAGCTGGGCTGCTCGTCGATCCTGCCCGGCGCTGGTGCTGCGCTCAGCGTCCTGGCTGCAGCGGTGGCCGCCCGCTCCGTGGTCGAGATCGGGACGGGGACGGGTGTCGCGAGCCTCTACCTCCTGCGCGGGATGCAGCCCGACGGCGTCCTCACCACCATCGACATCGAGATGGAGCACCAGCGTGCTGCGAAAGAGGCGCTCGTCGAGGCAGGCATCCGGCTGACACGTGCCCGGGCGATCTCTGGCCGCGCGCTGGACGTCCTGCCCCGCCTGACCGACGGAGCCTACGATCTCGTGCTCATCGGTGCCGACACGGAGAGCTACCCCGCCTACGTCGAGCAGGCACTGCGGCTGCTGCGGCCCGGCGGCGTCCTCGTGGTCGACGATGCCCTCTGGCACGGGCAGGTCGCCGACCCCGCACGCCGTGACGCGATGACGACGACCGTACGAGACGTCGGCCGTCACCTCCGTGACGACGACCGGGTCGTCACGGCGCTGCTGACCTCAGGGACCGGCCTGCTCGTCGCTGTCCGCCGCTGA